From a region of the Brevibacterium siliguriense genome:
- a CDS encoding MerR family transcriptional regulator: protein MLIGEVARRSGVSARMLRHYESLGLVAPSQRTTGGYREYSDADIGRIFHIEGLRKLGMSLTEVGRVLSEPDFDPGSVLGDLIDQARERITAEQRLLDHLQAVSRLGRTDGESLLYTIDLMRSLVSGDVIQRHKAALGSGVDGGMPIETLAQAVLQETVLNAAGAMRWALAQAGAEAVPHVLKGMDDESAQVRHNALLALDEIRRTTPEEKLGSRSKSMIRQALDRGLDDVDPDIRCFVALTLGDSGDAKAVPVLLDMAMNGPKDIEAAETLGSIVDAAGPNADISERILSELHRLADSSETTTRFHVLQVLLEISGDRSDDLIAELSDDDSPELAATARAALERRRR, encoded by the coding sequence TTGCTCATCGGCGAGGTGGCCCGGCGTTCCGGTGTGAGCGCACGCATGCTGCGCCACTACGAATCACTCGGGCTCGTGGCCCCCAGCCAGAGGACGACGGGCGGCTACCGCGAATATTCCGACGCCGATATCGGTCGCATCTTCCATATCGAGGGTCTGCGCAAGCTCGGCATGTCACTGACCGAAGTCGGTCGGGTGCTGTCCGAGCCTGACTTCGACCCCGGCAGTGTGCTCGGCGATCTCATCGACCAGGCGCGTGAGCGGATCACCGCAGAGCAGCGTCTGCTCGATCACCTCCAGGCCGTTTCTCGGCTGGGCCGGACCGATGGCGAATCGCTCCTGTACACCATCGATCTCATGCGCTCCCTCGTATCCGGCGACGTCATCCAAAGGCACAAGGCCGCACTCGGCAGCGGAGTCGACGGAGGCATGCCGATCGAGACTCTGGCGCAGGCGGTTCTGCAGGAGACAGTGCTCAACGCGGCTGGGGCCATGCGGTGGGCGCTCGCCCAGGCCGGCGCCGAGGCTGTGCCCCATGTGTTGAAGGGAATGGACGACGAATCTGCCCAGGTGCGCCACAACGCACTGCTCGCCCTCGACGAGATCCGCAGAACCACTCCGGAAGAGAAACTCGGCTCACGCTCGAAGTCGATGATCCGGCAGGCGCTTGACCGCGGGCTCGACGATGTCGATCCCGACATCCGCTGCTTCGTCGCGCTCACCCTCGGTGACTCCGGTGACGCGAAGGCCGTGCCCGTGCTGCTCGACATGGCGATGAACGGACCGAAGGACATCGAAGCGGCAGAGACTCTCGGCTCAATAGTGGATGCGGCCGGACCGAATGCCGACATCAGTGAAAGAATCCTGTCCGAGCTGCACCGGCTTGCGGACTCGAGCGAGACGACGACACGGTTCCACGTGCTCCAAGTCCTCCTTGAGATCTCCGGCGACCGCAGTGATGACCTCATCGCCGAGCTCAGCGACGACGACAGCCCGGAACTCGCGGCCACTGCCCGAGCCGCCCTCGAACGCCGGCGACGGTGA
- a CDS encoding SRPBCC family protein, whose product MTDQTSDASVLDSIDPVLKVVTAEIEISAPTEAVFELIADPQRQPEWDGNDNLGSAVEGQRVRGTGGSFITTLTKGVDRENHIVDFAEGRLIAWKPSEVGGEPFGQKWVWELAPTGDDSVLVRHTYDWTELRDPKRLPRAQSTTTANLLASLKRLKQLAEA is encoded by the coding sequence ATGACCGACCAGACCTCCGACGCTTCCGTCCTCGACTCGATCGATCCGGTCCTCAAGGTCGTCACCGCCGAAATCGAGATTTCAGCCCCCACCGAGGCGGTGTTCGAGCTCATCGCCGATCCGCAGCGGCAGCCGGAATGGGACGGAAACGACAACCTCGGTTCGGCCGTCGAAGGCCAGCGAGTGCGTGGGACCGGCGGTTCCTTCATCACGACCCTGACCAAGGGGGTGGATCGTGAGAACCACATTGTCGATTTCGCCGAGGGCAGGCTCATCGCCTGGAAACCCTCCGAAGTCGGGGGAGAGCCGTTCGGGCAGAAATGGGTTTGGGAGCTCGCGCCGACCGGGGACGACTCGGTCCTGGTCCGACACACTTACGACTGGACCGAGCTGCGCGATCCGAAGCGTCTGCCGAGGGCGCAGTCGACGACGACGGCGAATCTGCTCGCGTCACTCAAGCGACTCAAACAGCTCGCCGAGGCCTGA